AGCCCGCATTATTGTAGGATTAAAGAAACTTAAGATTTTTTCATTCGGTCCCCGTCCGCAGGATTTCCTGGCCTGCAATGCACCCATCAAAGCATTATACGACCTGGGCGTTGAAATTATGGAAAACAGCGAACTCGATTTATTTGAATTGTTCAATAAAGCCAAAGGCGACAAAGCCATTCCTGCTATTATGGCAGATATGGAAAAAGAACTGGGCGCCGGCAATAAACAACCCGGTATCCTGGAAAAGCTTGCTCAGTACGAACTGACACTCACCCGTTTCATGGATGCAAACCTTGGCATTAGCGAATATGCCGTATTTGCTAATAAATGCTGGCCTGCTTTCCAGACATCTTTTGGATTTGTCCCCTGCTATGTCAATTCCCGTTTTGCTGCCAAAGGCATTCCTATAGCTTGCGAAACAGACATTTACGGTGCCCTGAGTGAATACATCCTTACCTGTGCAACCCTTTCTCCTGCAACCTTACTGGACATC
The nucleotide sequence above comes from Bacteroidota bacterium. Encoded proteins:
- a CDS encoding fucose isomerase, which codes for MQNVPQITLGIVAVSRDCFPIELSKKRRENVVAECKKKNLAVTDIQTIIQYEGDVPKALEELKKNNVNALVVYLGNFGPEGPETLLAQKFCGPVMFVAAAEESGDNLIDGRGDAYCGMLNASYNIALRKLKVHIPEYPVGVPSEVATMIAEFVPAARIIVGLKKLKIFSFGPRPQDFLACNAPIKALYDLGVEIMENSELDLFELFNKAKGDKAIPAIMADMEKELGAGNKQPGILEKLAQYELTLTRFMDANLGISEYAVFANKCWPAFQTSFGFVPCYVNSRFAAKGIPIACETDIYGALSEYILTCATLSPATLLDI